The Streptomyces sp. NBC_01439 genome contains the following window.
CTGACGCGTTCCTTCCGTCGAGTCGTCGATCTTTGACGCGCCGTTGATGACGTGCACGAATGCACGCGCGTCGTGTCATCGGACGCACGTCAGAAGGCTGTCAAGGACGCGTTCGGGATCTTGTCCCGCCGCCCGGGATGCGCTGGGATGGGGTCATGAACAGCGGTCCACGCCAAGACGATCGGCCACCGAATCCGGTGCAGCCGACGGCGCCCGCTGTCCGCCCGGCCGTCTGACACGGGCCGCGCCTCACCGCGGTCTCCGTCAACCCCGGCGTGTGCGAGACGGGCCTCCTCCCGCTGTACGGGAACGAAGGCGCATCGGCCGCGGAGGGCGCGCGCCATGTCGTGGCGCTCTGCGACCCCGGCACCGAAATCGCCAACGGCGCCTACTACGACCGCGACGAACGCGTGGCCCCGGCTCCCGCCGCGACCGACGAACGCACCATCAAGCGCCTCAACAAGCTCGCCGACCTCCTCGTCGGCCACACCGCCTGAAGGGATACACGGACATGTCCAAGCGCGCACGCAAGAAGCGGGCCCGCCGCAAGAAGGGCTCCAACCGCGGCAGCAAGCCCTGCTGCTGACGAACGACCCACACCGCGGGGCGGCCCTCCGACCAGGGCCGCCCCGCTCCGGTGCCCGGGCCTGCCATCAGTTCAGCATGTCATGAATTCACGATTGGGTGTACTTTCATGGGTGTGCTGACCCTCGCTGCCGACATCGAGGTGCTGGCGCGGTTCGGCCGCGCCCTCGCCGACCCGATCCGCTGCCGGATCCTCCTCGCCCTGCGCGAGGCCCCGGCCCACCCCGCCGATCTCGCCGACACCCTGGAGATCTCCCGGACCCGACTGTCGAACCACCTGGCGTGCCTGCGCGACTGCGGCCTGGTCGTCGCGGTGCCGGTGGGCCGGCGCACCCGCTACGAGCTCGCCGACGAACGCCTCGGGCACGCGCTGGACGACCTGCGCACCGCCGTGGTCGCCGTCGCCGCCGACAAGACCTGTGCGGACGCGGACGAGAAGGGCTGCTGCTGAGATGACCGCCGAGATACCCCTCGGCACAGGACCGGCCCCGGCCCGCCGCGACGCACTGACCCGCCGAATACGACTGCTGGTCGCGGCGACCATCACCTACAACGTCATCGAGGCGATCGTCGCCATCACGGCCGGGACGATCGCCTCTTCCACCGCGCTGATCGGCTTCGGCCTGGACTCCGTCATCGAGGTCTCCTCGGCCACAGCGGTCGCCTGGAAGTTCTCCGCCCGCGACCATGCCGTGCGCGAGGCCCGGGAGAAGCGAACGCTGCGGATCATCGCGGTGTCGTTCTTCGCGCTCGCCGCCTACGTCGGCATCGATGCCGTCCGCGCCCTGGCCGGCAGCGGAGAGGCCGAACGCTCCGTCCCTGGCATCGTCATCGCCGCCGTGTCCCTGGCCGTGATGCCCTTCCTGTCCGCCGCCCAGCGCAGGGCCGGCCGCGAACTCGGCTCCGCCAGCGCGGTTGCCGACTCCAAGCAGACGCTGTTGTGCACCTACTTGTCCGCCGTACTCCTGGTCGGCCTGGTCCTCAATGCCACCCTGGGCTGGTCGTGGGCCGACCCCATCGCCGCCCTCGTCATCGCCGCGATCGCGGTCAAGGAAGGCCGCGACGCCTGGCAGGGCAGGGGCTGCTGCGCGCCGTCAGCCGCCGTTGCCACCCCGTCGGAGGCCGAGGTCGGCACCTGCGGTTGCCGCCCCGAGTGCTCCTGCTGCGCATGATCGATGGT
Protein-coding sequences here:
- a CDS encoding ArsR/SmtB family transcription factor encodes the protein MLTLAADIEVLARFGRALADPIRCRILLALREAPAHPADLADTLEISRTRLSNHLACLRDCGLVVAVPVGRRTRYELADERLGHALDDLRTAVVAVAADKTCADADEKGCC
- a CDS encoding cation transporter, whose product is MTAEIPLGTGPAPARRDALTRRIRLLVAATITYNVIEAIVAITAGTIASSTALIGFGLDSVIEVSSATAVAWKFSARDHAVREAREKRTLRIIAVSFFALAAYVGIDAVRALAGSGEAERSVPGIVIAAVSLAVMPFLSAAQRRAGRELGSASAVADSKQTLLCTYLSAVLLVGLVLNATLGWSWADPIAALVIAAIAVKEGRDAWQGRGCCAPSAAVATPSEAEVGTCGCRPECSCCA